A genomic region of Pelodiscus sinensis isolate JC-2024 chromosome 19, ASM4963464v1, whole genome shotgun sequence contains the following coding sequences:
- the BABAM1 gene encoding BRISC and BRCA1-A complex member 1 produces MDTSEPGSAAEEEEEKAAEQRPRTRSNPEGAEDRALSVQASVGNRSEGEGEAASADDSPQSTAAPNGKDWPGPAQPTEFQVKTPRVNCPEKVIICLDLSEEMSLPKLESFNGSKTNALNISQKMIEMFVRTKHKIDKCHEFALLVVNNDATWLSGFTSDPRELCSCLYDLETVVCKSFNLEGLFSLIQQKIELPVTENVQTIPPPYVIRTILVYSRPACQPQFSMTEQMKKMLQCPYFFFDVVYIHNGAEDKEEETSWKEMYTFFSNLDTKGTNYKYEVSVTGPAVELHNCMAKLLAHPLQRPFQTHASYSLLEEEEPAEIEATV; encoded by the exons ATGGACACCTCGGAGCCCGGCAGCGccgccgaggaggaggaggagaaggccgCGGAGCAGCGGCCCAGAACCCGCTCCAACCCGGAGGGGGCCGAGGACCGAGCCCTGAGCGTGCAGGCCAGCGTGGGGAACCgcagcgagggggagggggaggcggccaGCGCCGATGACAGCCCCCAGAGCACGGCCGCGCCCAACGGCAAAGACTGGCCCGGCCCGGCGCAGCCCACCGAGTTCCAGGTCAAGACGCCCCGGGTGAACTGTCCTGAGAAAGTG ATCATCTGCTTGGACCTGTCTGAGGAAATGTCTCTGCCCAAACTAGAGTCCTTTAACGG ATCCAAAACCAACGCCCTGAACATCTCCCAGAAGATGATCGAGATGTTCGTGAGGACGAAGCACAAGATCGACAAATGCCACGAGTTCGCGCTGCTGGTGGTGAACAACGATGCCACCTGG CTCTCCGGTTTCACCTCTGACCCCCGAGAACTCTGCAGCTGCCTGTATGACCTGGAAACCGTGGTGTGCAAGTCTTTCA ACCTCGAAGGCCTCTTCAGTCTCAT ACAGCAGAAGATCGAGCTGCCCGTGACGGAAAATGTCCAGACGATCCCGCCTCCCTATGTGATCAGGACCATCCTGGTGTATAGCCGGCCGGCCTGCCAGCCTCAGTTCTCCATGACCGAGCAGATGAAG AAAATGCTGCAGTGTCCTTATTTCTTCTTCGACGTGGTTTATATCCACAACGGCGCCGAGGACAAAGAGGAGGAGACGAGCTGGAAG GAGATGTACACGTTTTTCAGCAACCTGGACACCAAAGGCACCAACTACAAATATGAAGTGTCTGTGACAGGCCCTGCCGTAGAGCTGCACAACTGCATGGCTAAGCTCCTGGCCCATCCCCTGCAGAGGCCCTTCCAGACCCATGCCTCCTACAGCCTGCTGGAGGAAGAAGAGCCAGCAGAAATTGAAGCGACGGTGTAA
- the ANKLE1 gene encoding ankyrin repeat and LEM domain-containing protein 1 isoform X2, which produces MSRAGPASLAARLCEALHGEEAPLVETLLKQGADPNLVLPEGIAAIHLAAGKERESGVRCLKLILQYGGNPNARSVEGLTPLHVAASWGCYKCLKLLLRNGGDPHLEDQDGNRAIDLALEQGNKMCVQTLQGFRHVCVPEEADGASEQACLGTVESFFSTLTDDCTETSIRSRLSEAEHEAGPLSSTQKCRPARSPKNACDYTAAASASGRLSWIPGKVDNTLTLCAYSCSGHPRVSGLPQPLLSSTWLLARHEPQELASGLSPTQGLLEDEVSACLSSETDDGLTPPGSEDPTESSRGLSSQPAPCQDESVSNKPPISSPSQHCPTSLAAPARRRVSFCESPKMSPKNPSRPRGNPRVSDTHGTLHLSRLSDSLDLETLVNGQEGLDVTSPDHVFLFCRANSTAISDLEKTVMQPARPGRTQDGSDFLAAAGQVLSGSLESSGSQYGSCASECYVSAADASDRPEPAGKGGCSSREGRCCSFSLCAGDERAGSSCVGSGEGSSPEHSGKQLLPSAVGHSREELVDPPSAMDGVMRHLSQKAQITGERHVWASFEASQIVGGGSGLTPTAKLPSEGTSDAVRESLPSPPRELPAEHAARRGSNVLSTWAPRPPAPSDLAVETGPRAAASSVSGRQGLADGGPRGELKGTLLCTLGGLSARPGLPGSQWGARKAETPEWDPSANPSDVETPDAGPPGGAAESDPREEERSSSPFGGPSLTLPSLSSEADTLVIQRPASPAEGPGEDAASPSSETQETFPTTPSLPPMRPRPCHVTPRTKSRLTSAARDGSSSSSLFDETLEMPRRPRRVRSPPGTPRTPVGPGGAPVGNWVAPGGENASWGAEDTKDLDATEVLTKATGRLGSSPAPSGSPEASPTVLLDAEGGTPDQSLPCHNGEAGPGAAGCRDLPPCPSASSPDRPPLLSEDGEDDCPHQAALAQPLAVAQAEPEAARDERSPQREHPRPQREAKRQPGPSRVSFSRLSCGRPSGATVAAAHFSGRLSPVPDSCGQDVPLSPGGRPANLSAREPVEYLYLDEEEGYALIERHVPCADATSVPADTTSSEDTIIYDWRAYRSKLAGQENQPPPCESPKAAARLHCLSDEALLRKLRKLGADPGPVNSLTRQLYVQLLDRLMKDPTAQARKRAAARLGRPRGPGLRLL; this is translated from the exons ATGAGCCGCGCGGGGCCCGCGAGCCTGGCGGCCCGGCTGTGCGAGGCGCTGCACGGCGAGGAGGCCCC GCTCGTGGAAACGCTGCTGAAGCAGGGCGCGGATCCTAACCTCGTTCTGCCGGAGGGAATTGCAGCAATCCATCTGGCCGCAGGCAAAGAAAGGGAAAGCGGGGTTCGCTGTCTGAAGCTGATTCTCCAGTACGGTGGAAACCCAAATGCCAG GTCAGTAGAGGGACTCACGCCACTGCACGTAGCAGCTTCCTGGGGGTGTTACAAATGCTTGAAGCTGCTGCTGAGGAATGGAGGGGACCCGCATCTGGAAGACCAG GATGGCAACCGAGCGATCGACCTGGCGCTGGAGCAGGGCAACAAGATGTGTGTGCAAACCCTGCAAGGCTTCCGGCACGTCTGTGTCCCCGAGGAGGCCGACGGAGCAAGCGAGCAGGCGT GCCTGGGAACCGTTGAGAGCTTCTTTTCCACGCTGACGGACGACTGCACGGAAACCAGCATCCGCTCCAGACTTTCTGAAGCAGAGCATGAGGCCGGCCCACTCAGCAGCACCCAGAAGTGCCGGCCGGCCAGAAGTCCCAAGAACGCTTGTGACTACACGGCAGCTGCCAGTGCAAGTGGCCGGCTGAGTTGGATTCCAGGGAAAGTCGACAACACGTTGACCCTTTGTGCCTATTCCTGCTCCGGGCATCCCCGGGTGTCTGGCCTGCCTCAGCCGCTGCTGTCCAGCACTTGGCTGTTAGCCAGGCATGAGCCTCAAGAACTCGCTTCAGGCTTGTCTCCAACACAGGGTCTCCTGGAGGATGAGGTGTCTGCGTGTCTTTCCTCTGAGACCGACGATGGCTTGACACCACCCGGCTCTGAAGACCCAACTGAGAGCAGCCGCGGACTGTCTTCCCAGCCAGCTCCGTGCCAGGATGAATCCGTTTCAAACAAGCCCCCGATCTCTTCTCCCTCGCAACATTGCCCCACGAGTCTTGCAGCGCCGGCGCGGAGAAGGGTCAGTTTCTGTGAGTCCCCTAAAATGTCCCCGAAAAACCCTTCCAGGCCACGCGGCAACCCCAGAGTTAGCGACACCCATGGGACTCTGCACCTGTCCCGGCTCAGTGACTCCCTTGATCTCGAAACATTAGTGAACGGCCAGGAAGGCTTGGACGTCACGTCCCCCGACCACGTGTTCCTCTTCTGTCGGGCCAACTCCACCGCCATCTCCGACTTGGAAAAGACAGTGATGCAGCCGGCGCGCCCGGGCAGGACCCAGGACGGTTCCGACTTTCTTGCCGCTGCCGGGCAGGTGCTGAGCGGAAGCTTGGAGAGCAGCGGCAGCCAGTACGGCAGCTGTGCCAGCGAATGTTACGTGAGCGCGGCAGACGCGTCCGACCGCCCTGAGCCGGCAGGGAAAGGCGGCTGTTCTAGCCGAGAGGGGCGATGTTGCAGCTTTTCTCTCTGTGCCGGCGATGAACGTGCTGGTTCCAGCTGCGTTGGCAGTGGAGAGGGGAGTTCACCGGAGCACTCGGGCAAACAGCTGCTGCCCAGCGCCGTAGGGCACAGCCGCGAGGAGCTGGTGGACCCGCCCTCTGCCATGGACGGAGTTATGCGGCACCTGTCGCAGAAGGCACAGATCACGGGAGAGAGGCACGTCTGGGCTAGTTTTGAAGCATCCCAAATTGTTGGGGGTGGCTCTGGTTTGACCCCCACTGCGAAGCTGCCTTCCGAAGGCACCTCCGACGCTGTACGCGAGTCGCTACCGAGCCCTCCCCGCGAGTTACCGGCGGAACATGCCGCTCGCAGAGGCTCCAATGTCTTGTCGACATGGGCGCCACGTCCGCCGGCGCCGTCTGATCTCGCAGTAGAGACCGGCCCTCGGGCAGCTGCCTCCTCTGTGAGCGGCAGGCAGGGTTTGGCAGACGGGGGTCCGAGGGGTGAATTGAAGGGGACGCTGCTTTGCACCCTGGGCGGTCTCTCCGCAAGGCCAGGACTGCCCGGTAGCCAGTGGGGAGCAAGAAAAGCCGAGACTCCGGAATGGGATCCCTCTGCAAATCCGTCCGATGTGGAGACGCCGGACGCTGGGCCGCCAGGCGGGGCTGCGGAAAGCGATCCGAGAGAGGAAGAAAGGAGCAGCAGCCCCTTCGGGGGGCCGTCGCTGACCCTTCCCAGTCTGAGCAGTGAAGCCGACACCTTGGTGATCCAGCGCCCGGCCAGTCCCGCCGAGGGGCCTGGAGAAGACGCGGCCTCTCCGTCGAGCGAGACGCAGGAGACGTTCCCCACCACGCCCTCCCTGCCTCCGATgcgcccccggccctgccacgTCACCCCCAGAACAAAGAGCCGCTTGACCTCCGCGGCGCGGGATGGCAGCTCCTCTTCGTCGCTCTTTGACGAGACCCTGGAGATGCCGCGGCGGCCCAGGAGAGTTAGGAGCCCCCCGGGGACGCCTCGGACGCCAGTTGGCCCAGGCGGCGCTCCGGTGGGGAACTGGGTTGCTCCGGGGGGTGAAAACGCGTCTTGGGGAGCAGAAGACACGAAGGACCTGGATGCTACTGAAGTCCTCACAAAAGCCACCGGGCGCTTGGGGTCCTCCCCTGCACCGAGTGGTTCCCCAGAGGCCAGCCCCACGGTGCTGCTGGACGCAGAGGGGGGCACCCCTGACCAGTCCTTGCCCTGTCACAACGGGGAGGCCGGGCCAGGTGCTGCCGGCTGCCGTGacctccctccctgtccctccgCCTCCAGTCCGGACCGACCGCCGCTGCTGAGCGAGGACGGGGAGGACGACTGTCCGCACCAGGCCGCTCTCGCCCAGCCGCTCGCTGTCGCCCAGGCTGAGCCGGAGGCCGCGAGAGACGAGCGCAGCCCGCAGAGGGAGCATCCTCGGCCGCAGCGGGAGGCCAAGAGGCAGCCTGGCCCCTCCAGGGTGAGTTTCAGCCGGCTGTCCTGCGGCAGGCCTTCGGGGGCAACGGTAGCAGCTGCCCACTTCTCGGGGCGGCTGAGCCCTGTGCCGGACTCCTGCGGCCAGGACGTCCCCCTCTCGCCCGGCGGCCGGCCCGCCAACCTCAGCGCCCGGGAGCCGGTGGAGTATCTCTACCTGGATGAGGAGGAGGGCTACGCGCTGATCGAGCGGCACGTCCCGTGCGCAGACGCCACCTCCGTCCCCGCCGACACGACGAGCTCCGAGGACACGATCATCTACGACTGGAGAGCCTACCGGAGCAAGCTGGCGGGGCAGGAGAAccagcccccgccctgcgagTCCCCGAAGGCAGCCGCCCGGCTGCATTGCCTCTCCGACGAAGCCCTCCTGAGGAAGCTGAGGAAGCTGGGTGCGGACCCCGGGCCTGTTAACAGCCTAACGAGGCAGCTCTACGTGCAGCTGCTCGACAGACTGATGAAAGACCCGACGGCGCAGGCCAGGAAGCGGGCTGCAG CACGGCTGGGTCGGCCACGCGGACCAGGCCTCCGTCTGCTGTAA
- the ANKLE1 gene encoding ankyrin repeat and LEM domain-containing protein 1 isoform X1 → MSRAGPASLAARLCEALHGEEAPLVETLLKQGADPNLVLPEGIAAIHLAAGKERESGVRCLKLILQYGGNPNARSVEGLTPLHVAASWGCYKCLKLLLRNGGDPHLEDQDGNRAIDLALEQGNKMCVQTLQGFRHVCVPEEADGASEQACLGTVESFFSTLTDDCTETSIRSRLSEAEHEAGPLSSTQKCRPARSPKNACDYTAAASASGRLSWIPGKVDNTLTLCAYSCSGHPRVSGLPQPLLSSTWLLARHEPQELASGLSPTQGLLEDEVSACLSSETDDGLTPPGSEDPTESSRGLSSQPAPCQDESVSNKPPISSPSQHCPTSLAAPARRRVSFCESPKMSPKNPSRPRGNPRVSDTHGTLHLSRLSDSLDLETLVNGQEGLDVTSPDHVFLFCRANSTAISDLEKTVMQPARPGRTQDGSDFLAAAGQVLSGSLESSGSQYGSCASECYVSAADASDRPEPAGKGGCSSREGRCCSFSLCAGDERAGSSCVGSGEGSSPEHSGKQLLPSAVGHSREELVDPPSAMDGVMRHLSQKAQITGERHVWASFEASQIVGGGSGLTPTAKLPSEGTSDAVRESLPSPPRELPAEHAARRGSNVLSTWAPRPPAPSDLAVETGPRAAASSVSGRQGLADGGPRGELKGTLLCTLGGLSARPGLPGSQWGARKAETPEWDPSANPSDVETPDAGPPGGAAESDPREEERSSSPFGGPSLTLPSLSSEADTLVIQRPASPAEGPGEDAASPSSETQETFPTTPSLPPMRPRPCHVTPRTKSRLTSAARDGSSSSSLFDETLEMPRRPRRVRSPPGTPRTPVGPGGAPVGNWVAPGGENASWGAEDTKDLDATEVLTKATGRLGSSPAPSGSPEASPTVLLDAEGGTPDQSLPCHNGEAGPGAAGCRDLPPCPSASSPDRPPLLSEDGEDDCPHQAALAQPLAVAQAEPEAARDERSPQREHPRPQREAKRQPGPSRVSFSRLSCGRPSGATVAAAHFSGRLSPVPDSCGQDVPLSPGGRPANLSAREPVEYLYLDEEEGYALIERHVPCADATSVPADTTSSEDTIIYDWRAYRSKLAGQENQPPPCESPKAAARLHCLSDEALLRKLRKLGADPGPVNSLTRQLYVQLLDRLMKDPTAQARKRAAGHSPELAAVLETFQIPDCQADEMALSQQFDQPDKSRKWREGVLKSSFNYLLLDPRVTQNLPLRCHHLSQADCFRTFVQAIFYVGKGKRSRPYSHLYQALTHHRGGKKQAGPKVQHILAIWAGGQGVISVHCFQNVIPVEAYTREACLVDAIGLQMLTNQKKGDYYGVAASWPMRRRRRLGIHMLHRAMQIFLAEGERQLRPADLQVGQ, encoded by the exons ATGAGCCGCGCGGGGCCCGCGAGCCTGGCGGCCCGGCTGTGCGAGGCGCTGCACGGCGAGGAGGCCCC GCTCGTGGAAACGCTGCTGAAGCAGGGCGCGGATCCTAACCTCGTTCTGCCGGAGGGAATTGCAGCAATCCATCTGGCCGCAGGCAAAGAAAGGGAAAGCGGGGTTCGCTGTCTGAAGCTGATTCTCCAGTACGGTGGAAACCCAAATGCCAG GTCAGTAGAGGGACTCACGCCACTGCACGTAGCAGCTTCCTGGGGGTGTTACAAATGCTTGAAGCTGCTGCTGAGGAATGGAGGGGACCCGCATCTGGAAGACCAG GATGGCAACCGAGCGATCGACCTGGCGCTGGAGCAGGGCAACAAGATGTGTGTGCAAACCCTGCAAGGCTTCCGGCACGTCTGTGTCCCCGAGGAGGCCGACGGAGCAAGCGAGCAGGCGT GCCTGGGAACCGTTGAGAGCTTCTTTTCCACGCTGACGGACGACTGCACGGAAACCAGCATCCGCTCCAGACTTTCTGAAGCAGAGCATGAGGCCGGCCCACTCAGCAGCACCCAGAAGTGCCGGCCGGCCAGAAGTCCCAAGAACGCTTGTGACTACACGGCAGCTGCCAGTGCAAGTGGCCGGCTGAGTTGGATTCCAGGGAAAGTCGACAACACGTTGACCCTTTGTGCCTATTCCTGCTCCGGGCATCCCCGGGTGTCTGGCCTGCCTCAGCCGCTGCTGTCCAGCACTTGGCTGTTAGCCAGGCATGAGCCTCAAGAACTCGCTTCAGGCTTGTCTCCAACACAGGGTCTCCTGGAGGATGAGGTGTCTGCGTGTCTTTCCTCTGAGACCGACGATGGCTTGACACCACCCGGCTCTGAAGACCCAACTGAGAGCAGCCGCGGACTGTCTTCCCAGCCAGCTCCGTGCCAGGATGAATCCGTTTCAAACAAGCCCCCGATCTCTTCTCCCTCGCAACATTGCCCCACGAGTCTTGCAGCGCCGGCGCGGAGAAGGGTCAGTTTCTGTGAGTCCCCTAAAATGTCCCCGAAAAACCCTTCCAGGCCACGCGGCAACCCCAGAGTTAGCGACACCCATGGGACTCTGCACCTGTCCCGGCTCAGTGACTCCCTTGATCTCGAAACATTAGTGAACGGCCAGGAAGGCTTGGACGTCACGTCCCCCGACCACGTGTTCCTCTTCTGTCGGGCCAACTCCACCGCCATCTCCGACTTGGAAAAGACAGTGATGCAGCCGGCGCGCCCGGGCAGGACCCAGGACGGTTCCGACTTTCTTGCCGCTGCCGGGCAGGTGCTGAGCGGAAGCTTGGAGAGCAGCGGCAGCCAGTACGGCAGCTGTGCCAGCGAATGTTACGTGAGCGCGGCAGACGCGTCCGACCGCCCTGAGCCGGCAGGGAAAGGCGGCTGTTCTAGCCGAGAGGGGCGATGTTGCAGCTTTTCTCTCTGTGCCGGCGATGAACGTGCTGGTTCCAGCTGCGTTGGCAGTGGAGAGGGGAGTTCACCGGAGCACTCGGGCAAACAGCTGCTGCCCAGCGCCGTAGGGCACAGCCGCGAGGAGCTGGTGGACCCGCCCTCTGCCATGGACGGAGTTATGCGGCACCTGTCGCAGAAGGCACAGATCACGGGAGAGAGGCACGTCTGGGCTAGTTTTGAAGCATCCCAAATTGTTGGGGGTGGCTCTGGTTTGACCCCCACTGCGAAGCTGCCTTCCGAAGGCACCTCCGACGCTGTACGCGAGTCGCTACCGAGCCCTCCCCGCGAGTTACCGGCGGAACATGCCGCTCGCAGAGGCTCCAATGTCTTGTCGACATGGGCGCCACGTCCGCCGGCGCCGTCTGATCTCGCAGTAGAGACCGGCCCTCGGGCAGCTGCCTCCTCTGTGAGCGGCAGGCAGGGTTTGGCAGACGGGGGTCCGAGGGGTGAATTGAAGGGGACGCTGCTTTGCACCCTGGGCGGTCTCTCCGCAAGGCCAGGACTGCCCGGTAGCCAGTGGGGAGCAAGAAAAGCCGAGACTCCGGAATGGGATCCCTCTGCAAATCCGTCCGATGTGGAGACGCCGGACGCTGGGCCGCCAGGCGGGGCTGCGGAAAGCGATCCGAGAGAGGAAGAAAGGAGCAGCAGCCCCTTCGGGGGGCCGTCGCTGACCCTTCCCAGTCTGAGCAGTGAAGCCGACACCTTGGTGATCCAGCGCCCGGCCAGTCCCGCCGAGGGGCCTGGAGAAGACGCGGCCTCTCCGTCGAGCGAGACGCAGGAGACGTTCCCCACCACGCCCTCCCTGCCTCCGATgcgcccccggccctgccacgTCACCCCCAGAACAAAGAGCCGCTTGACCTCCGCGGCGCGGGATGGCAGCTCCTCTTCGTCGCTCTTTGACGAGACCCTGGAGATGCCGCGGCGGCCCAGGAGAGTTAGGAGCCCCCCGGGGACGCCTCGGACGCCAGTTGGCCCAGGCGGCGCTCCGGTGGGGAACTGGGTTGCTCCGGGGGGTGAAAACGCGTCTTGGGGAGCAGAAGACACGAAGGACCTGGATGCTACTGAAGTCCTCACAAAAGCCACCGGGCGCTTGGGGTCCTCCCCTGCACCGAGTGGTTCCCCAGAGGCCAGCCCCACGGTGCTGCTGGACGCAGAGGGGGGCACCCCTGACCAGTCCTTGCCCTGTCACAACGGGGAGGCCGGGCCAGGTGCTGCCGGCTGCCGTGacctccctccctgtccctccgCCTCCAGTCCGGACCGACCGCCGCTGCTGAGCGAGGACGGGGAGGACGACTGTCCGCACCAGGCCGCTCTCGCCCAGCCGCTCGCTGTCGCCCAGGCTGAGCCGGAGGCCGCGAGAGACGAGCGCAGCCCGCAGAGGGAGCATCCTCGGCCGCAGCGGGAGGCCAAGAGGCAGCCTGGCCCCTCCAGGGTGAGTTTCAGCCGGCTGTCCTGCGGCAGGCCTTCGGGGGCAACGGTAGCAGCTGCCCACTTCTCGGGGCGGCTGAGCCCTGTGCCGGACTCCTGCGGCCAGGACGTCCCCCTCTCGCCCGGCGGCCGGCCCGCCAACCTCAGCGCCCGGGAGCCGGTGGAGTATCTCTACCTGGATGAGGAGGAGGGCTACGCGCTGATCGAGCGGCACGTCCCGTGCGCAGACGCCACCTCCGTCCCCGCCGACACGACGAGCTCCGAGGACACGATCATCTACGACTGGAGAGCCTACCGGAGCAAGCTGGCGGGGCAGGAGAAccagcccccgccctgcgagTCCCCGAAGGCAGCCGCCCGGCTGCATTGCCTCTCCGACGAAGCCCTCCTGAGGAAGCTGAGGAAGCTGGGTGCGGACCCCGGGCCTGTTAACAGCCTAACGAGGCAGCTCTACGTGCAGCTGCTCGACAGACTGATGAAAGACCCGACGGCGCAGGCCAGGAAGCGGGCTGCAG GACACAGCCCGGAGCTGGCCGCGGTGCTAGAGACCTTTCAGATCCCCGACTGCCAGGCCGACGAGATGGCCCTGTCCCAGCAGTTCGACCAGCCCGACAAGAGCCGCAAGTGGAGGGAGGGCGTGCTCAAGTCTAGCTTTAACTACCTGCTGCTGGACCCCAG GGTGACTCAGAACTTACCCCTCCGCTGCCACCACCTGAGCCAGGCCGACTGCTTCAGGACCTTCGTCCAGGCCATCTTCTACGTGGGCAAGGGGAAGCGCTCCCGCCCCTACAGCCACCTCTACCAGGCCTTGACTCACCACCGGGGCGGGAAGAAGCAG GCAGGCCCCAAAGTGCAGCACATCCTGGCGATCTGGGCGGGCGGCCAGGGCGTGATCTCCGTGCACTGTTTCCAGAACGTCATCCCGGTGGAAGCCTACACGCGGGAGGCCTGCTTGGTGGATGCCATTG gcttACAGATGCTCACCAACCAGAAGAAGGGGGATTACTACGGCGTGGCGGCCAGCTGGCCCATGCGGCGCCGCCGGCGCCTGGGGATTCACATGCTGCACAGAGCCATGCAGATCTTCCTGGCGGAAGGGGAGCGGCAGCTGCGCCCTGCGGACCTCCAGGTGGGGCAGTGA